From the Pseudomonas baltica genome, one window contains:
- a CDS encoding ABC transporter substrate-binding protein: MNAISRLATVVSLASLFPLSALAADSKGTVEVVHWWTSGGEKAAVDVLKAQVEKDGFTWKDGAVAGGGGATAMTVLKSRAVAGNPPGAAQIKGPDIQEWASTGLLDTDALKEVAKDEKWDSLLSKKVSDTVKYEGNYVAVPVNIHRVNWLWINPEVFKKAGIAKAPTTLEEFYAAGDKLKAAGFIALAHGGQPWQDSTVYEDVVLSVMGPEGFKKAFVDLDQKTLTGPEMVKAFTELKKVATYMDPNRAGRDWNIAAADVINGKAGMQMMGDWAKSEWTAAHKVAGKDYECVPFPGTQNAFTYNIDSLAMFSQKDKTTTAAQQDLAKVALGIDFQKVFSINKGSIPVRTDMLNDMSKYGFDSCAQTAAKDFLADDKTGGLQPSMAHNMATNLAVQGAIFDTVTNYINDPKADPQETAKKLAASIKAAQ, encoded by the coding sequence ATGAATGCGATTTCTCGCCTCGCTACTGTCGTTTCCCTGGCTTCCTTGTTCCCGCTCAGCGCCCTCGCTGCCGATTCCAAAGGCACTGTAGAGGTCGTTCACTGGTGGACGTCCGGTGGTGAAAAGGCAGCGGTCGATGTCCTTAAAGCCCAAGTCGAAAAAGACGGCTTCACCTGGAAGGACGGCGCCGTCGCAGGCGGTGGCGGTGCGACTGCCATGACCGTGCTGAAGAGCCGCGCCGTGGCGGGCAACCCGCCGGGTGCCGCGCAGATCAAGGGCCCGGATATTCAGGAGTGGGCCAGCACCGGCTTGCTCGACACCGACGCGTTGAAGGAGGTCGCCAAGGACGAGAAGTGGGACAGCCTGCTGTCGAAGAAAGTCTCCGACACCGTCAAGTACGAAGGCAACTACGTGGCCGTGCCGGTGAACATCCACCGCGTCAACTGGCTGTGGATCAACCCTGAGGTGTTCAAGAAGGCCGGGATCGCCAAGGCGCCGACCACCCTCGAAGAGTTCTATGCCGCCGGCGACAAGCTCAAGGCGGCGGGCTTCATCGCCCTGGCGCATGGCGGCCAGCCATGGCAGGACAGCACCGTCTACGAAGACGTGGTGCTCTCGGTCATGGGCCCGGAGGGCTTCAAGAAGGCCTTCGTCGACCTCGACCAGAAAACCCTTACCGGCCCGGAGATGGTCAAGGCCTTCACCGAACTGAAGAAAGTCGCCACCTACATGGACCCCAATCGCGCCGGGCGTGACTGGAACATCGCCGCTGCCGACGTGATCAATGGCAAGGCCGGCATGCAGATGATGGGCGACTGGGCCAAGAGCGAATGGACTGCGGCGCACAAGGTCGCTGGCAAGGACTACGAGTGTGTGCCGTTCCCGGGCACCCAGAATGCCTTCACCTACAACATCGACTCGCTGGCCATGTTCAGCCAGAAGGACAAGACCACCACGGCGGCCCAGCAAGATCTGGCCAAGGTCGCGCTGGGCATAGACTTCCAGAAAGTCTTCAGCATCAACAAGGGCTCGATCCCGGTGCGTACCGACATGTTGAACGACATGAGCAAGTACGGCTTCGACTCCTGCGCCCAGACCGCCGCCAAGGACTTCCTTGCCGACGACAAGACCGGGGGCCTGCAGCCGAGCATGGCGCACAACATGGCCACCAACCTGGCCGTGCAAGGCGCGATCTTCGATACGGTGACCAACTACATCAACGATCCGAAAGCCGATCCGCAGGAAACCGCGAAGAAGCTGGCGGCGTCGATCAAGGCGGCTCAGTAA
- a CDS encoding ATP-binding protein, with amino-acid sequence MLLLTLLAVLLAQALSSVIWVAQLRATQLEGLVTSARSLAHSMVASVSYIRSLPVAYRPMVLEQLRSMGGTRFVVTLNDKPLDMNVLPRTPRKDAVIDSVGEILRAKLGDQVDVSVQFVAPDDLRIFNSGLKLEELPRSWAHYALTLEPVNPPILVTQIELGEGEWLYIASLLPEPYTSLEEQGLPAQQVAFIVMTSAFLLLFIGLLVHWQSRPLKRLARAARELSLGAEVDGPAVDGPVTEGGGSEVVEVARAFNAMRERISRYLTERSQLFSAISHDLRTPITRLRLRVELLEDPDLEARFSRDLDELELLVKGALQCVKDTDIHENIEPVDLNHVLDCLVEPFLSPLGNGTVTLDGRARRPYSGKPLALKRCIGNLIDNARKYGKRAHVRIEDGGKVFTLHVDDEGPGVPEQRLEQVFEPHFRLAGGQQGYGLGLGIARNIAHSHGGEVTLQNLREGGLRVTLVLPRG; translated from the coding sequence ATGTTGCTGCTGACCCTGCTGGCGGTGCTACTGGCCCAGGCGTTGTCGAGTGTGATCTGGGTGGCGCAATTGCGCGCCACCCAGCTCGAAGGCCTGGTTACCAGCGCCCGCAGCCTGGCCCATTCGATGGTCGCCAGCGTCAGTTACATTCGCTCGCTGCCGGTGGCTTACCGGCCGATGGTCCTTGAACAGCTGCGCAGCATGGGCGGTACGCGCTTCGTGGTGACCCTCAACGACAAGCCTCTGGACATGAACGTGTTGCCGCGCACGCCGCGCAAGGACGCGGTCATCGACAGCGTCGGTGAAATCCTGCGCGCCAAGCTCGGCGACCAGGTGGATGTCTCGGTGCAATTCGTGGCCCCCGACGATTTGCGCATCTTCAACAGCGGCCTCAAGCTTGAAGAACTGCCGCGTTCCTGGGCCCACTACGCCTTGACCCTGGAGCCGGTCAATCCGCCGATCCTGGTCACCCAGATCGAACTGGGGGAGGGCGAGTGGCTGTACATCGCCTCCTTGCTGCCCGAGCCTTACACCAGTCTGGAGGAGCAAGGGCTGCCGGCGCAGCAGGTGGCCTTTATCGTCATGACCAGCGCTTTCCTGCTGTTGTTCATCGGCCTGCTGGTGCACTGGCAAAGTCGCCCCCTCAAGCGCCTGGCCCGGGCTGCGCGGGAGTTGTCGCTGGGCGCCGAGGTGGATGGCCCCGCAGTCGATGGGCCGGTCACCGAGGGCGGCGGCAGCGAGGTGGTGGAGGTGGCCCGGGCCTTCAACGCGATGCGCGAACGCATCAGCCGCTACCTCACCGAGCGCAGTCAGTTGTTCAGTGCCATCTCCCATGATTTGCGCACGCCCATCACCCGTTTGCGCTTGCGTGTAGAGCTGCTCGAAGACCCGGATCTCGAGGCGCGCTTCAGCCGCGACCTCGACGAGTTGGAGTTGTTGGTCAAGGGCGCGCTGCAATGCGTGAAGGACACCGATATCCACGAAAACATCGAGCCGGTGGACCTCAACCACGTACTCGACTGCTTGGTCGAGCCGTTTCTGTCGCCCTTGGGCAACGGCACCGTGACCCTCGATGGCCGGGCGCGCAGGCCGTATTCGGGCAAGCCGCTGGCGCTCAAGCGCTGTATCGGCAACCTGATCGATAACGCCAGGAAGTACGGCAAGCGCGCCCATGTGCGCATCGAGGATGGCGGCAAGGTCTTTACCCTGCATGTCGACGACGAAGGCCCCGGCGTGCCGGAGCAGCGCCTGGAGCAGGTGTTCGAACCGCACTTTCGCCTGGCCGGCGGTCAGCAGGGCTATGGCCTGGGGCTGGGGATTGCGCGCAATATCGCCCATAGCCATGGGGGTGAGGTGACGCTGCAGAATCTGCGTGAAGGTGGTTTGCGCGTCACTTTGGTGTTACCGAGGGGGTGA
- a CDS encoding response regulator, producing MSTAGKSILLVDDDQEIRELLQVYLSRAGFAVRTTADGRGFREALNAADPTDLVILDVMLPDEDGFSLCRWTRAHPRHGQVPIIMLTASSDEADRVIGLELGADDYLGKPFSPRELQARIKALLRRCSFSQSSNASSDVLAFDEWRLDMVSHRLFHVDGEEVVLSGADFALLKLFLDHPQQILDRDTIGNATRGREPMPLDRIVDMAVSRLRQRLRDIDKPPRLIRTVRGSGYQLAASVAPA from the coding sequence GTGAGCACTGCCGGCAAATCGATCCTGCTGGTCGATGACGACCAGGAAATCCGCGAACTGCTGCAGGTCTACCTCAGTCGTGCCGGCTTTGCCGTGCGCACAACGGCGGACGGACGGGGTTTTCGCGAAGCGCTGAACGCCGCTGACCCTACCGATCTGGTCATCCTCGACGTGATGCTGCCCGACGAAGACGGCTTCAGCCTGTGCCGCTGGACGCGGGCCCATCCGCGTCATGGCCAGGTGCCGATCATCATGCTCACCGCCAGCTCCGACGAGGCCGATCGGGTCATCGGCCTGGAGCTGGGTGCCGATGACTACCTGGGCAAACCCTTCAGCCCCCGAGAACTGCAAGCGCGCATCAAGGCCTTGCTGCGCCGCTGCTCGTTCAGTCAATCGTCCAATGCCAGCAGCGATGTGCTGGCGTTCGACGAATGGCGCCTGGACATGGTCAGCCATCGGTTGTTTCACGTCGACGGCGAAGAGGTGGTGCTTTCGGGGGCCGATTTCGCCTTGCTCAAGCTGTTTCTCGATCATCCGCAGCAGATTCTCGATCGCGACACCATCGGCAATGCCACCCGCGGGCGCGAACCGATGCCGCTGGATCGCATCGTCGACATGGCGGTCAGCCGCCTGCGTCAGCGCCTGCGTGATATCGACAAGCCGCCTCGGCTGATCCGCACCGTGCGTGGCAGCGGCTATCAACTGGCGGCCAGCGTTGCGCCTGCCTGA
- a CDS encoding glucokinase, with translation MKLALVGDIGGTNARFALWEEQQLHSVRVFPTADYTSPEHAIGVYLQDLGLNKGDIGAVCLAVAGPVSGDEFRFTNSHWRISRKAFCATLQVEHLSLINDFTAMALGMTRLKPDEYQTVCQGDPDPSRPAVVIGPGTGLGVGTLMNLGEHWLALPGEGGHVDLPVGNARESQLRAHIEADIGHVSAETILSGGGLLRLYQAICAVDGHTPTHKSPAEVSEGALAGEAVALATVEQFCRFLGRVAGNNVLTVGGRGGVYIVGGVIPRFLKLFLTSGFAQSFADKGCMSDYFKGIPVWVVTAEFSGLLGAGVALQQTLA, from the coding sequence ATGAAACTGGCGCTGGTAGGTGATATCGGTGGTACCAACGCGCGTTTTGCGTTGTGGGAAGAACAACAATTACATTCGGTTCGGGTCTTCCCGACCGCCGATTACACCAGCCCTGAGCACGCCATTGGCGTGTATCTGCAGGACCTCGGTCTGAACAAGGGCGATATCGGCGCGGTCTGCCTGGCGGTGGCCGGGCCGGTCAGCGGCGACGAGTTCCGTTTCACCAACAGCCACTGGCGCATCAGCCGCAAGGCGTTTTGCGCGACCCTGCAGGTCGAGCACCTGTCGCTGATCAACGACTTCACCGCCATGGCCCTGGGCATGACCCGGCTCAAGCCCGATGAGTACCAGACCGTCTGCCAAGGCGATCCGGACCCGTCGCGCCCGGCCGTGGTCATCGGCCCTGGCACCGGACTGGGTGTGGGCACCCTGATGAATCTGGGCGAGCACTGGCTGGCGTTGCCGGGCGAGGGCGGGCATGTCGATCTGCCGGTGGGCAACGCGCGCGAGTCACAGCTGCGCGCGCACATCGAGGCCGATATCGGCCATGTCAGTGCCGAAACCATCCTCAGCGGTGGCGGTCTGCTGCGCTTGTACCAGGCAATCTGCGCCGTCGATGGCCATACCCCCACGCACAAATCCCCGGCTGAAGTCAGCGAAGGCGCCTTGGCGGGGGAAGCGGTGGCGCTGGCCACCGTCGAGCAGTTCTGTCGCTTCCTCGGCCGCGTGGCGGGCAACAATGTCCTCACCGTGGGCGGTCGTGGCGGGGTGTATATCGTCGGCGGCGTGATCCCGCGTTTCCTCAAGCTGTTCCTCACCAGCGGCTTTGCCCAAAGCTTCGCCGACAAGGGCTGCATGAGCGATTACTTCAAGGGCATTCCGGTATGGGTCGTGACCGCCGAGTTCTCGGGCCTGCTGGGCGCTGGGGTGGCCTTGCAACAGACCCTGGCTTGA
- the edd gene encoding phosphogluconate dehydratase, translating into MHPRVLEVTERLINRSRATRDRYLQLIREAATDGPQRGKLQCANFAHGVAGCGPEDKHSLRMMNAANIAIVSSYNDMLSAHQPYETYPAQIKQALREIGSVGQFAGGVPAMCDGVTQGEAGMELSLASRETIALSTAVALSHNMFDGALLLGICDKIVPGLMMGALRFGHLPTIFVPGGPMPSGISNKEKADVRQRYAEGKASREELLESEMKSYHSPGTCTFYGTANTNQLLMEVLGLHLPGASFVNPNTPLRDALTHEAAHQVTRLTKASGNFMPLGEIVDEKSLVNSIVALHATGGSTNHTLHMPAIAMAAGIQLTWQDMADLSEVVPTLSHVYPNGKADINHFQAAGGMAFLIRELLEAGLLHEDVNTVAGRGLSRYTQEPFLVEGKLEWRDGPIESLDETILRPVRNPFSAEGGLRVMQGNLGRGVMKVSAVAVENQVVEAPCRVFQDQQELADAFKAGELEKDFVAVMRFQGPRSNGMPELHKMTPFLGVLQDRGFKVALVTDGRMSGASGKIPAAIHVSPEAASGGPLALVEDGDIIRVDGVAGTLQVLVDAQTLAARTPAVGTLANGVGCGRELFGFMRQAFSSAEQGACAFTSSLESLQ; encoded by the coding sequence ATGCATCCCCGCGTTCTCGAGGTCACCGAACGGCTGATAAACCGCAGCCGTGCCACACGCGATCGTTACTTGCAGCTGATCCGAGAGGCAGCTACAGACGGTCCGCAGCGTGGCAAATTGCAATGCGCCAACTTTGCTCACGGAGTGGCCGGTTGCGGTCCCGAGGACAAGCACAGCCTGCGCATGATGAACGCCGCCAACATCGCCATCGTGTCGTCCTATAACGACATGCTCTCGGCCCACCAGCCCTACGAAACCTACCCGGCGCAGATCAAGCAGGCGCTGCGTGAGATCGGTTCGGTCGGGCAGTTCGCCGGTGGCGTGCCGGCCATGTGCGATGGTGTGACTCAGGGCGAGGCCGGCATGGAGCTGAGCCTGGCCAGCCGCGAAACCATCGCGCTGTCTACCGCCGTGGCGTTGTCGCACAACATGTTCGACGGCGCGCTGCTGTTGGGGATCTGCGACAAGATCGTGCCGGGATTGATGATGGGCGCGCTGCGTTTTGGCCATCTGCCGACCATTTTCGTCCCGGGCGGGCCGATGCCGTCGGGTATTTCCAACAAGGAAAAGGCCGACGTGCGCCAGCGCTACGCCGAAGGCAAGGCCAGCCGCGAAGAGCTGCTCGAGTCGGAGATGAAGTCCTATCACAGCCCTGGCACCTGCACCTTCTACGGCACCGCCAACACCAACCAGTTGTTGATGGAAGTGCTGGGCCTGCACTTGCCGGGCGCTTCGTTCGTCAACCCCAATACGCCGCTGCGTGATGCCCTGACTCACGAGGCCGCACATCAAGTCACGCGCCTGACCAAGGCCAGCGGCAACTTCATGCCGTTGGGCGAGATCGTCGACGAAAAATCCCTGGTCAACTCCATCGTTGCCCTGCACGCCACCGGCGGCTCGACCAACCACACGCTGCACATGCCGGCCATCGCGATGGCTGCGGGCATCCAGCTGACCTGGCAGGACATGGCTGATTTGTCCGAAGTGGTACCGACCCTGTCCCACGTGTATCCGAATGGCAAGGCCGATATCAACCACTTCCAGGCCGCGGGCGGCATGGCATTCTTGATTCGCGAGCTACTCGAAGCCGGGCTGCTCCATGAAGACGTCAACACCGTGGCCGGGCGTGGTTTGAGCCGCTATACCCAGGAGCCGTTCCTGGTAGAAGGCAAACTGGAGTGGCGCGACGGCCCGATCGAGAGCCTCGACGAAACTATCCTGCGCCCCGTCCGCAATCCGTTTTCGGCCGAAGGTGGTCTGCGAGTGATGCAAGGCAACCTCGGTCGCGGGGTGATGAAAGTCTCGGCGGTGGCGGTGGAAAATCAGGTGGTCGAAGCGCCGTGCCGGGTGTTCCAGGATCAGCAAGAGCTGGCCGACGCCTTCAAGGCCGGCGAGCTGGAGAAGGATTTCGTTGCGGTGATGCGCTTCCAGGGGCCGCGCTCCAACGGCATGCCTGAATTGCACAAGATGACGCCTTTCCTTGGTGTGCTGCAGGATCGCGGCTTCAAAGTGGCGCTGGTGACCGACGGGCGGATGTCCGGTGCTTCGGGCAAAATCCCGGCGGCCATCCATGTCAGCCCCGAAGCTGCCAGCGGTGGACCATTGGCGTTGGTCGAAGACGGCGATATCATTCGCGTCGATGGCGTCGCCGGTACCTTGCAGGTGCTAGTCGACGCCCAGACGCTGGCCGCGCGCACCCCGGCAGTCGGCACCCTGGCCAATGGCGTGGGCTGCGGACGTGAACTGTTTGGCTTTATGCGCCAGGCGTTCAGCTCGGCAGAACAAGGTGCCTGTGCCTTTACTTCGAGTTTGGAATCGCTGCAATGA
- the gap gene encoding type I glyceraldehyde-3-phosphate dehydrogenase, giving the protein MTIRIAINGFGRIGRNVLRALYTQDYRQHLQVVAINDLGDSKINAHLLKYDTVHGTFDATVEHDEESLTVNGDRITVSAIRNPAELPWKAQQIDVVFECTGFFTDRDKAAAHLTAGARKVIISAPAKGADATVVYGVNHDVLRQSHQIISNASCTTNCLAPVAQVLHRELGIEQGLMTTIHAYTNDQNLIDVYHTDPYRARSATQSMIPSKTGAAEAVGLVLPELAGKLTGMSVRVPVINVSLVDLTLNVGKQASSEEINALLKQASEQSKILGYNTLPLVSTDFNHNPLSSIFDANHTKTNGKLVKVMAWYDNEWGFSNRMLDNCLALCSAE; this is encoded by the coding sequence ATGACTATTCGCATCGCAATCAACGGTTTTGGACGCATCGGTCGTAACGTCCTCCGTGCACTGTATACCCAAGACTATCGCCAGCACCTGCAAGTCGTCGCCATCAACGACTTGGGTGACAGCAAGATCAACGCTCATCTGCTCAAGTACGACACCGTACACGGCACGTTCGATGCCACGGTAGAGCATGATGAAGAAAGTCTTACCGTCAATGGTGACCGTATTACGGTCAGCGCCATTCGCAATCCGGCCGAGCTGCCGTGGAAGGCCCAGCAGATCGATGTGGTATTCGAATGCACCGGTTTCTTCACCGACCGCGACAAGGCCGCCGCGCACCTGACAGCCGGTGCCCGCAAAGTGATTATCTCCGCACCGGCCAAGGGCGCCGATGCCACCGTTGTGTACGGCGTCAACCATGACGTGCTGCGCCAGTCGCACCAGATCATCTCCAACGCCTCGTGCACCACCAACTGCCTGGCCCCGGTCGCCCAGGTACTGCACCGCGAGCTGGGCATCGAGCAAGGCCTGATGACCACCATTCACGCCTATACCAATGACCAGAACCTGATCGACGTGTACCACACCGACCCGTACCGCGCGCGCTCGGCCACCCAGTCGATGATCCCGAGCAAGACCGGTGCCGCCGAGGCCGTGGGCCTGGTGCTGCCGGAACTGGCGGGCAAGCTGACCGGCATGTCGGTACGCGTACCGGTGATCAATGTGTCGCTGGTCGACCTGACCCTCAATGTCGGCAAACAGGCCAGCAGCGAAGAGATCAACGCGCTGCTCAAGCAGGCCAGTGAACAATCGAAGATTCTGGGCTACAACACCCTGCCGCTGGTCTCTACCGATTTCAATCACAACCCGCTGTCGTCGATCTTCGACGCCAATCACACCAAGACCAACGGCAAACTGGTCAAGGTCATGGCCTGGTACGACAACGAATGGGGTTTCTCCAACCGCATGCTCGACAACTGCCTGGCACTCTGCTCCGCCGAGTGA
- a CDS encoding RNA polymerase sigma factor, giving the protein MSQSHFNSVFIAQRLVLLRTLQRMVDNPSTAEDLLQETYLRVARALNERPITHLEPFVFQTARNLALDHLRARRLQERTLLEDVSTDVLHNVAAPGSCAEDAAHAEQLLQRLSSSLSKLSERQQRIFILSRLQGASYVDIAEALQVSASTVQKELKLIMAICMGIAERMEAP; this is encoded by the coding sequence GTGAGCCAGTCCCACTTCAACTCGGTGTTCATCGCCCAGCGCCTGGTGCTGCTGCGCACCTTGCAGCGCATGGTCGACAACCCCAGCACCGCCGAAGACCTGCTGCAGGAGACCTACCTGCGAGTCGCGCGGGCGCTGAACGAGCGCCCCATCACCCACCTGGAGCCGTTCGTGTTCCAGACCGCACGCAATCTGGCCCTCGATCACCTGCGCGCACGGCGCCTGCAGGAACGTACGCTGCTGGAAGATGTGTCTACAGATGTGCTACATAATGTTGCAGCGCCCGGAAGTTGCGCCGAAGATGCCGCCCATGCCGAGCAATTGCTGCAACGCCTGAGCAGCAGCCTGTCGAAGCTGAGCGAACGCCAGCAACGGATTTTCATCCTCAGCCGCCTGCAGGGTGCCAGCTATGTCGACATCGCCGAAGCGCTTCAGGTATCGGCCAGCACGGTGCAGAAGGAACTCAAATTGATCATGGCCATCTGCATGGGTATCGCCGAGCGCATGGAAGCGCCATGA
- a CDS encoding FecR family protein, with protein sequence MPASGAATHTCSGELDPAVDQALDWLIRLESPSAEECVAFDAWLVAAPEHAAAFAKAAALWQGPSVRQAAEILQTRRTPHLPRRLAAYWKPLATAAVLVVGILSFSNLPMRLQADHLTQVGERQRLELPDGSKVLLNTHSAIASTFDIDHHRTRLLQGEAFFEVNGNPALPLEVQAGPVLASVHDTAFAVSYLDGEAQVKVQRGNVDLQANDTQSLRLSAGDSIRIGPQGFARREHMDPAVDLAWVQGRLVFEDRPLGEVLTELRRYYPGWIVSRNAQLDALKVTGNYRLDQPRDVLRSLAHVTSARLQEYPGLVILN encoded by the coding sequence CTGCCCGCGTCCGGGGCAGCCACCCACACCTGCAGTGGCGAGCTGGATCCGGCCGTCGATCAAGCGCTGGACTGGCTGATCCGCCTCGAAAGCCCCAGCGCTGAAGAGTGCGTGGCTTTCGATGCCTGGCTGGTGGCCGCGCCCGAACATGCGGCCGCGTTCGCCAAGGCCGCCGCGTTATGGCAGGGGCCATCAGTGCGCCAGGCGGCGGAGATCTTACAGACGCGGCGCACGCCACACCTGCCTCGGCGCCTGGCGGCTTACTGGAAACCCTTGGCGACAGCGGCCGTGCTGGTAGTCGGCATATTGAGCTTCAGCAATCTGCCGATGCGCCTGCAAGCCGATCATCTGACCCAGGTGGGCGAGCGTCAGCGGCTGGAACTGCCGGACGGCTCCAAGGTGCTACTCAACACCCATTCGGCCATCGCCTCGACTTTCGATATCGATCACCACCGCACCCGACTGCTGCAAGGCGAGGCGTTCTTCGAAGTCAATGGCAACCCGGCGTTGCCGCTGGAGGTCCAGGCCGGCCCGGTGCTGGCCAGCGTGCATGACACCGCGTTCGCGGTGAGCTACCTGGACGGTGAGGCCCAGGTCAAGGTGCAGCGCGGCAATGTCGACTTGCAAGCCAACGATACCCAAAGCCTGCGCCTGAGCGCCGGTGACAGTATCCGCATCGGCCCCCAGGGCTTCGCTCGGCGCGAACACATGGACCCGGCGGTTGACCTGGCCTGGGTGCAAGGCCGCCTGGTGTTCGAAGACCGCCCGTTAGGCGAGGTGCTGACCGAGTTGCGCCGCTATTACCCTGGCTGGATCGTCAGCCGCAATGCCCAGCTGGACGCCCTGAAGGTCACCGGCAACTATCGCCTGGATCAACCGCGGGATGTGTTGCGTTCGCTGGCGCATGTGACCTCGGCCAGGCTGCAGGAGTATCCGGGGTTGGTGATTCTCAACTGA